In Elaeis guineensis isolate ETL-2024a chromosome 1, EG11, whole genome shotgun sequence, a genomic segment contains:
- the LOC105033438 gene encoding probable E3 ubiquitin ligase SUD1 has product MEEISAEHQPFIPPLADGAGPSSSPSVSPAGARFDDEEDEGDVCRICRNPGDAENPLRYPCACSGSIKFVHQDCLLQWLNHSNARQCEVCKHTFSFSPVYAENAPARLPFQEFVVGMAMKACHVLQFFLRLAFVLSVWLLIIPFITFWIWRLTFVRSLGEAQRLFLSHISAPLILTDCLHGFLLSASIVFIFLGATSLRDYFRHLRELGGHDDDEGHERHGARAVRRLPGPANRIAAGDGNAEDGGGAQGIAGAGQIIRRNAENVAARLEMQAARLEAHVEQMFDGLDDADGAEDVPFDELVGMQGPVFHLVENAITVLASNAIFLGVVVFVPFSLGRMVLYYLSWFFSSASSPMLAKVMPLTESALSLANITLKNALTAVKNLSAESDNESILGHVVDVVAGSVKVNATGLDEVSNNVRMHVASDLLKGTFAGYSRLSDVTTLAVGYMFIFSMVFFYLGLLALIRYTKGEHLIIGRLYGIATIAEAIPSLFRQFVGAMRHLMTMVKVAFLLVIELGVFPLMCGWWLDVCTLRILGATISQRVEFFSMSPLASCLVHWLVGIIYMLQISIFVSLLRGVLRNGVLYFLRDPADPNYNPFRDLIDDPVHKHARRVLLSVAVYGSLIVMLVFLPVKLAMQLAPSMFPLDITVFDPFTEIPADVLLFQIGIPFAIEHFKPRATIKSILHHWFTAVGWALGLTDFLLPRPEENGGQEIGNGELVRRGRIHDAYQGGVEQPDQHLAPLLAANDHNRRVHPIGHADAAEDSDIDDQTDSEYGFVLRIVLLLVLAWMTLLLFNSAMIVVPISLGRMLFNAIPRLPVTHGIKCNDLFAFSIGCYIIWAVVAGTRYSIEYIKARRVHVLVSQIWRWCVMVLKCSALLSIWIFVIPVLIGLLFELLVIVPMRVPVDESPVFLLYQDWALGLIFLKIWTRLVMLDHMAPLVDESWRRKFERVREDGFSRLRGLWVLREIVIPIVSKLLTALCVPYVFAKGIFPVFGYPLIVNSAVYRFAWLGCLLVTMMCFCARRFHIWFTNLHNSIRDDRYLIGRRLHDYGEETMRKRSESEIIPHNRDIIPADAALIRHEQEADGLRQRRHNQRPNHQQRLAI; this is encoded by the exons GTGTGTAAACATACATTTTCTTTCTCCCCTGTTTATGCTGAGAATGCCCCAGCAAGACTTCCCTTTCAGGAGTTTGTGGTTGGGATGGCAATGAAAGCGTGTCATGTCCTGCAATTTTTCCTCCGGCTTGCTTTTGTTCTTTCTGTTTGGCTCCTTATAATACCTTTTATTACATTTTGGATATGGCGTTTGACATTTGTGAGGAGTCTCGGTGAAGCTCAAAGGCTGTTTTTGAGTCACATATCTGCCCCTTTGATTCTCACTGATTGCTTACATGGGTTCCTACTTTCTGCTAGCATTGTGTTTATATTTCTTGGGGCAACGTCATTAAGGGATTATTTTAGACACCTCCGTGAACTTGGAGGACATGATGATGATGAAGGTCATGAAAGGCATGGTGCTCGTGCTGTGAGAAGACTTCCTGGCCCAGCTAATAGGATTGCTGCTGGAGATGGGAATGCTGAAGATGGAGGTGGTGCCCAAGGAATTGCTGGGGCAGGTCAAATTATAAGAAGAAATGCGGAAAATGTTGCCGCACGGTTGGAAATGCAGGCTGCCCGTCTTGAAGCACATGTTGAACAGATGTTTGATGGATTGGATGATGCGGATGGTGCAGAAGATGTACCATTTGATGAGCTTGTTGGCATGCAAGGGCCCGTATTCCATTTGGTTGAAAATGCTATAACA GTACTGGCAAGCAATGCTATATTCCTGGGTGTAGTAGTTTTTGTTCCCTTTTCATTAGGAAGGATGGTACTCTACTATTTATCATGGTTCTTTTCATCTGCATCTAGTCCGATGTTAGCGAAAGTCATGCCTCTTACAGAATCAGCTCTTTCCTTGGCTAATATTACCTTGAAGAACGCACTTACTGCTGTAAAGAATTTGTCAGCTGAAAGTGATAACGAGAGCATACTTGGGCACGTGGTGGATGTGGTTGCAGGATCTGTGAAAGTAAATGCAACTGGACTGGATGAAGTCTCAAATAATGTTAGAATGCATGTCGCATCAGATTTATTGAAAGGAACATTTGCCGGCTACTCACGTCTTTCAGATGTCACTACACTTGCTGTTGGATATATGTTTATATTCTCTATGGTGTTCTTCTACCTTGGGCTCCTCGCTTTGATTCGATACACTAAGGGTGAGCACCTGATTATTGGGAGGCTTTATGGGATAGCTACAATAGCAGAAGCAATCCCTTCTCTTTTCAGACAGTTTGTGGGAGCAATGAGACATCTGATGACTATGGTTAAGGTTGCTTTTCTTCTGGTGATTGAACTTGGGGTCTTTCCATTAATGTGTGGGTGGTGGCTTGATGTGTGTACTTTAAGGATTCTGGGTGCAACAATTTCTCAAAGAGTGGAGTTCTTTTCAATGTCACCATTAGCAAGCTGTTTGGTCCACTGGCTTGTTGGAATTATTTACATGCTTCAGATAAGCATTTTTGTTAGCCTTCTTCGAGGG GTATTGAGAAATGGGGTTCTATATTTTCTCCGGGATCCGGCAGATCCTAATTACAATCCATTTCGTGATTTAATTGATGACCCTGTGCATAAACATGCCCGCCGAGTTTTGCTTTCTGTTGCTGTTTACGGAAGTTTGATTGTGATGCTAGTCTTCTTACCGGTCAAACTTGCTATGCAATTAGCACCTTCCATGTTTCCATTGGACATCAC TGTTTTTGACCCTTTTACCGAGATTCCTGCGGATGTGCTTCTGTTCCAAATCGGCATTCCGTTTGCGATTGAGCATTTCAAACCTCGAGCGACAATTAAATCCATTTTACATCATTGGTTCACAGCAGTTGGCTGGGCTCTTGGCTTAACCGATTTCCTACTACCTAGACCTGAGGAAAATGGTGGGCAGGaaattgggaatggagaactagTTAGACGGGGTAGAATACATGATGCATATCAAGGTGGAGTTGAGCAGCCTGACCAGCATTTGGCACCATTACTTGCTGCCAATGATCATAACAGGAGGGTTCATCCTATTGGACATGCTGATGCTGCTGAAgattctgatatagatgatcagacAGATTCTGA GTATGGTTTTGTACTCCGTATTGTGTTATTGCTGGTGTTAGCATGGATGACTCTTCTGCTCTTTAACTCTGCGATGATTGTTGTGCCTATTTCACTTGGACGCATGCTGTTTAATGCTATCCCCCGCCTCCCAGTTACTCATGGTATCAAGTGCAATG ATCTATTTGCATTCAGCATTGGGTGTTACATCATCTGGGCTGTTGTAGCTGGAACCAGATACTCGATTGAATATATTAAAGCCCGGCGAGTACATGTTCTGGTATCACAGATTTGGAGGTGGTGTGTTATGGTCCTCAAGTGTTCTGCCCTTCTTTCTATATGG ATTTTTGTTATCCCTGTGCTGATTGGCCTTCTTTTCGAGCTTCTGGTGATTGTACCAATGAGGGTGCCTGTGGATGAAAGCCCAGTCTTCCTGCTATACCAGGATTGGGCTTTGGGTCTGATATTTCTCAAGATATGGACTAGACTG GTCATGTTGGATCATATGGCACCATTGGTAGATGAAAGCTGGCGTAGAAAGTTTGAAAGAGTGAGAGAGGATGGGTTCTCCCGGCTGAGGGGCCTTTGGGTCCTGCGTGAGATTGTGATACCAATTGTCTCAAAGCTGTTGACTGCACTCTGCGTGCCTTATGTGTTTGCAAAGGGCATTTTCCCAGTGTTTGGCTACCCATTAATAGTGAACTCTGCTGTGTACCGGTTTGCCTGGCTGGGCTGTCTCCTTGTCACTATGATGTGCTTCTGTGCCAGACGGTTCCACATTTGGTTCACCAACCTCCACAATTCCATAAGGGATGACCGCTATCTGATAGGCCGGAGGTTGCATGACTATGGGGAGGAAACTATGAGGAAGAGAAGTGAATCAGAGATCATTCCACATAACCGAGACATTATCCCAGCCGATGCTGCTCTGATACGGCATGAACAAGAGGCAGATGGGCTCAGGCAGAGACGGCATAATCAGCGCCCTAACCACCAGCAGAGGCTGGCCATATAG